AGAGCTATTCTTTCGTAGATTTTACTTCAATTACAAAAACCACAGATGAACTCCCTTCTGAAAATTTACCATCCTCGGTTGTCCAGAATGCTGATATGCCGTAGTAATAAACGCCTTGTTCTTTTGGAGCATTAAAAGAGCCGTTCTTCAATGGAATTTGCACTTCTTTATCATCGACAAATTGCTGAACGTTTACCTCATCGGGTGCCGGTTTATAAGTAAAAGCAACATCGATCTTCCCCCCAGAGGCTATAACAGTGGGAGTAACCCCCTGTACCATGGATTGTCCTCCTGTATAATCCGCACATCCTAAATTCCCCCAGCAATAGCTGCCTTGGGTAACTGGAATTTGGGTTTTACCGGAAGTAACAAGGGGTAGCGGCGGCGATTCCTGTGTAATTCTAATCCCAATGCTTTTTGCATATCCTTCCAACCTTGTATTTGCCACAAGTCTCCCTGCAAAAGGAGTCAAATAAATGAACACTACCAGAAAAACAAAAATCCCCGCTGCCGATAGAATGAATCCTTTTTTTCTAAGCATCCCAATCCCCTTTTCATATCCAATTATCTAAATAGACGGAAATATATTGTAATAGTTACAAGCGCAGAAAAAAAGCCTGCCGGCAAGCGGTTAGGCTTTTTACAATAGAAGTTATATGTTGCACACAAATCTGCATCCCGCACCCATCAGCCGTTGACAACCTCGCCGCCGTTCACATGCATCACCTGTCCGCTCACATAGGAGGAATCGTCCGAGGCCAGGTATACATACGCCGGTGCCAGCTCTTCAGGCTGTCCCGGGCGCTTCATCGGCTGGGTGCCGCCGAACTCACTGACCTTCTTCGCGTCAAAGGTTGACGGAATCAGCGGGGTCCAGATCGGTCCGGGCGCTACCGCGTTCACGCGGATGCCCTTATCGGCCAGATTCATCGACAGCGAACGGGTGAAGCTGAGAATCGCTCCCTTGGTGGACGAATAGTCCAGCAGCTGCGGGCTGCCGCGATACGCCGTGATGGAAGTGGTGTTAATGATCGTAGCGCCTTTTTTAAGATGAGGCATGGCTGCCTTGGTCAGATAGAACATGGAGAAAATATTCGTCCGGAACGTGCGCTCCAGCTGCTCCGCTGTGATGTCCTCAATATGGTCCTGCGGATGCTGTTCCGCCGCATTGTTGATTAGGATGTCAAGCTTGCCGAGTCCTTCAACCGTTTGACGAATCAAGCTCTGACAGAAGCATTCGTCCCCGATGTCCCCGGCGATCAGAATACACTTTCTGCCCTCCTGCTCCACCTGGCGCTTGGTCTCTTCCGCATCCTCATGCTCGTTCAAGTAGGAGATCACCACATCCGCGCCCTCCTTGGCAAAATGAACGGCAACCGCACGCCCGATCCCGCTGTCGCCTCCGGTAATAAGCGCGACCTTGCCCAGCAGCTTGCCTGCGGCCTTGTACGCCGGGGTCTCAAACTCCGGGAGCGGGTTCATCTCACTCTCAATTCCGGGGCGCTGATCCTGTACCTGCGGGGGCAGGGTTTTGACAGGTTGTTTGTTAGTGTCTGGCATAATCCATTCTCCTTTCGCTGTCCACAGTAATGTTGATTGATCATGTTAGCATGGCTTAAGGTCTGGTGTTTATGCATCAGGCAGTGTGCCTGCTTGGCTGTACGTTATGTTACTTACCACACTTGGCAGCCGCCCAAACAGCTAATCTTCATTCACCGGCACCTCTAGCGGGACGTTAGTACAGTATGCAACGAACGTTTCCAAAGAGAATATTATCTATATCCGCTAAGGGGAAAGCCCTATACTTGGTGAGGAACGACAACTACCTTAACGGAGGGGACGCTTCTATCATGGGAAATGAGCGCTTCTTGCTGGTGAACGGAACGGTAATCGATGGAACCGGACGGCCGTCGCTGCATCATACAAGCATCGGGATTGTTAATGGCCGCT
The window above is part of the Paenibacillus sp. FSL H8-0048 genome. Proteins encoded here:
- a CDS encoding SDR family oxidoreductase: MPDTNKQPVKTLPPQVQDQRPGIESEMNPLPEFETPAYKAAGKLLGKVALITGGDSGIGRAVAVHFAKEGADVVISYLNEHEDAEETKRQVEQEGRKCILIAGDIGDECFCQSLIRQTVEGLGKLDILINNAAEQHPQDHIEDITAEQLERTFRTNIFSMFYLTKAAMPHLKKGATIINTTSITAYRGSPQLLDYSSTKGAILSFTRSLSMNLADKGIRVNAVAPGPIWTPLIPSTFDAKKVSEFGGTQPMKRPGQPEELAPAYVYLASDDSSYVSGQVMHVNGGEVVNG